Proteins co-encoded in one Meiothermus sp. genomic window:
- a CDS encoding S-layer homology domain-containing protein: MPLREKRWLLAKTAVSVWSASLGLALAQQAPFKDVPPTLEDIRFLYQKGIVQGYPDGTFRGREYMTRYQVAAMLYRTYLAFADDVARRVREALNQDAQARLEEALAAIEDLREGLRIVQEAMGDYPEVKANLEETRKNVEGLAEELAQVSSQMVTREEIGEIIGSVGALENLIKRGEDGLRALTARVNALEQVVRDLEQRSQAAQGELNKKVFDLGGRVDALEKQGKSRPKLTVGGSVGLSNGEPDGEVFVRGEANGVRLDGRLTSDGVQVRAEQGGLTLEHRAQGGLSESRAGYRLFEGVALGLELGYGDSAFGVVRIVHEPDGGLIPGVVAEAGVGAGFHEGNLSRNLLFVRAGYRFGAVTPSVGYYRYQGEEPYSLLEGRLDWGADFGSLGGYYRLVAFPGSGNRGSEWGVRFTSSSNPFVELGVRGTEGLVAGEPGSFSFRYQNATASRTDFTVRVGYRLEF, translated from the coding sequence ATGCCTTTGCGAGAAAAACGTTGGTTGTTGGCAAAAACCGCTGTTTCTGTTTGGAGTGCCAGTCTAGGGCTGGCCCTGGCGCAGCAGGCCCCCTTCAAGGATGTTCCTCCCACCCTGGAGGACATCCGTTTTCTTTACCAGAAGGGCATCGTGCAGGGCTACCCCGACGGCACGTTCAGGGGGAGGGAGTACATGACCCGCTACCAGGTTGCCGCCATGCTCTACCGCACGTACCTGGCCTTCGCCGACGACGTGGCGCGGCGGGTACGGGAGGCGCTGAACCAGGACGCCCAGGCCCGGCTGGAGGAGGCCCTGGCCGCCATCGAGGACTTGCGGGAGGGCCTGCGGATTGTGCAGGAGGCGATGGGGGACTACCCCGAGGTCAAGGCCAACCTGGAGGAGACCCGCAAGAACGTGGAGGGGCTGGCGGAGGAACTGGCTCAGGTGTCCAGCCAGATGGTGACCCGGGAGGAGATTGGCGAGATCATCGGCTCGGTAGGAGCTCTGGAGAACCTCATCAAGCGGGGCGAGGATGGGCTGCGGGCCCTGACCGCCCGGGTGAACGCCCTGGAGCAGGTGGTGCGCGACCTCGAGCAGCGCTCCCAGGCCGCCCAGGGGGAGTTGAACAAGAAAGTCTTCGACCTTGGCGGACGGGTGGACGCCCTGGAGAAGCAGGGGAAGAGCCGTCCGAAGCTCACCGTGGGGGGTTCGGTCGGACTCTCGAACGGCGAGCCGGACGGGGAGGTGTTCGTCCGGGGTGAGGCGAACGGCGTCCGGCTGGACGGTCGGCTGACCTCGGACGGGGTGCAGGTGCGGGCTGAACAGGGCGGCCTCACCCTCGAGCACCGCGCCCAGGGCGGGCTGTCGGAGAGCCGGGCCGGGTATCGGCTGTTCGAGGGGGTGGCCCTGGGGCTGGAGTTGGGGTACGGCGACTCGGCCTTCGGGGTGGTGCGGATCGTGCACGAGCCGGACGGGGGCCTGATCCCCGGCGTGGTGGCGGAGGCCGGGGTGGGGGCCGGGTTTCACGAGGGCAACCTCTCCCGCAACCTGCTGTTTGTCCGGGCGGGCTACCGCTTCGGGGCGGTGACCCCCAGCGTGGGCTACTACCGTTACCAGGGGGAGGAGCCCTACAGCCTGCTGGAAGGGCGGCTGGACTGGGGGGCCGACTTCGGCAGCCTCGGGGGGTACTACCGGCTGGTGGCCTTCCCCGGAAGCGGAAACAGGGGCAGCGAGTGGGGGGTGCGCTTCACCTCGAGCTCCAACCCCTTCGTGGAACTCGGGGTGCGGGGTACGGAAGGGCTGGTGGCCGGTGAGCCGGGCAGCTTCAGCTTCCGCTACCAGAACGCCACGGCCAGCCGGACGGACTTCACGGTGCGGGTGGGGTACAGGCTGGAGTTCTAG
- a CDS encoding lytic transglycosylase domain-containing protein: MARLLALLVLASCSWGLACGRIPPDLAGWAAYYARGYGLDPDLLVALVWVESRFCPDAVSPDGAVGLGQIMPATGRAIGISRERLSHPQWNLWGAARHLRQLWDSFRDWRLALAAYNAGSGAVRRYRGIPPYPETQKYVRDVLWVYRWLKQNRKA, from the coding sequence ATGGCCCGACTGCTAGCCCTGTTGGTTCTGGCCTCGTGCTCGTGGGGGCTGGCTTGCGGTCGCATCCCCCCTGACCTGGCGGGGTGGGCGGCCTACTACGCCAGGGGGTACGGGCTGGACCCGGATTTGCTCGTCGCCCTGGTGTGGGTGGAGAGCCGCTTCTGCCCGGATGCGGTCTCTCCCGACGGGGCGGTGGGGCTGGGGCAGATTATGCCCGCGACGGGCAGGGCGATTGGCATCTCGAGGGAGCGGCTTTCGCACCCCCAGTGGAACCTGTGGGGAGCGGCGCGGCACCTGCGGCAGCTATGGGACAGCTTCCGGGACTGGCGGCTGGCGCTGGCGGCCTACAACGCCGGGTCGGGGGCGGTGCGTAGGTACAGGGGCATTCCTCCCTACCCCGAGACGCAGAAGTATGTGAGGGACGTGCTATGGGTGTACCGGTGGTTGAAGCAGAACAGAAAAGCCTAG
- a CDS encoding FAD-dependent oxidoreductase: MLEVNRRCNSIEELRHDPELLDSPVGRVFPGVNHSLRAVRPDLPPTSADIVIIGGGIIGSGIACHLWHVPSLRRRMILLEKHSFLAGQFFQAMNATGQRVMRSPYEHHIAPDGDMQMLDFARLHLDQLTSLEREQVWLGLSGQRAVVPLDVFIGHSTHMIGVHQLRKIAYRARVISVRPDPGRDGYLIATAEGPVIRAKTVILAAGNREAVWPQVFSEAARRYPAQVCSVYAKPALNPGQTIAVVGSGLSAAHTILRALEAGARPVWILRREERYRCADFDTAYFRTEGIARFRRLPSLARKVGTLLEESRGSIMLEFLPRLGSLEEAGVLRVHRHATVLAVRASASGRLELNLSSGADEHVDLVILATGLSPDTQLLPDEVELLADRYPVLEDGTLEVSGHPGLFAAGPLASLTLGPAAKNVDGARLAAQVIIPALIEKFSGSRPASFTVRGNFAVSFPLKAGVR; encoded by the coding sequence ATGCTGGAAGTTAACCGCCGATGCAACAGCATCGAAGAGCTCAGGCATGACCCTGAGCTTCTTGATAGTCCAGTCGGTCGTGTTTTTCCGGGCGTGAATCATTCACTCCGGGCGGTTCGCCCCGACCTACCCCCAACTTCAGCAGATATCGTGATTATTGGAGGCGGGATTATTGGCAGCGGCATAGCCTGCCACCTCTGGCACGTACCCAGCCTGCGGCGCCGGATGATCCTGCTGGAGAAACACTCCTTCCTCGCTGGGCAGTTCTTCCAGGCCATGAACGCCACCGGGCAAAGGGTCATGCGCAGCCCCTACGAGCACCACATCGCCCCGGACGGCGACATGCAGATGCTAGACTTCGCTCGTCTTCACCTCGACCAGTTGACGTCGCTCGAGCGCGAGCAGGTCTGGCTGGGCCTCTCGGGCCAGCGCGCCGTAGTCCCGCTCGACGTGTTCATCGGCCACTCGACCCACATGATCGGGGTACATCAGCTCCGCAAGATCGCCTACCGCGCGCGGGTAATCTCGGTTAGACCTGACCCGGGGCGGGACGGATATCTGATCGCTACCGCCGAGGGGCCGGTCATCCGGGCCAAGACAGTCATCCTGGCAGCGGGCAACCGCGAGGCTGTGTGGCCGCAGGTTTTCTCGGAGGCTGCCCGCCGCTATCCCGCGCAGGTGTGTTCGGTATACGCGAAGCCAGCGCTCAACCCGGGCCAGACGATCGCCGTCGTCGGTAGTGGGCTCAGCGCGGCCCACACCATCCTCCGGGCGCTCGAGGCCGGAGCACGGCCCGTGTGGATCCTACGCCGCGAGGAGCGTTACCGGTGTGCCGATTTCGACACGGCTTATTTCCGAACGGAGGGTATTGCGCGGTTCCGGCGGCTGCCTAGCCTGGCCCGGAAGGTCGGTACGTTGCTGGAGGAATCCCGTGGCAGCATCATGCTGGAGTTCCTGCCGCGGCTGGGCAGCCTAGAAGAAGCGGGCGTCTTACGGGTTCACCGTCATGCCACGGTGTTGGCTGTCCGAGCATCAGCCAGCGGCCGCCTCGAACTCAACCTGTCATCGGGCGCCGATGAGCATGTGGACTTGGTGATTTTGGCGACCGGCCTATCCCCTGACACGCAGCTTCTGCCGGATGAGGTCGAGCTCCTCGCCGATCGTTACCCGGTCCTGGAGGACGGCACGCTTGAGGTCAGCGGCCACCCAGGCCTCTTCGCAGCCGGGCCACTGGCCTCTTTGACGCTTGGTCCCGCCGCCAAGAACGTGGATGGGGCTAGGCTGGCCGCACAAGTGATCATCCCGGCACTCATCGAAAAATTCAGTGGCAGCCGTCCAGCTTCCTTCACGGTTCGGGGGA
- a CDS encoding RES family NAD+ phosphorylase encodes MRAWRIASRSYAHTAFTGEGAAKSPGRWNRLGVPLGVRSQSVPKGIVPVVYLAEHLSTGILEVLVHVDDRAHLAAFVAIEVEIPDPHVEELSELPPDWRQLPEPYPESTQRLGSEWALSLRSLALRVPSAVVPSEFNLLLNPRHPAMSEVRVGQPQPLFLDPRLLR; translated from the coding sequence GTGAGGGCCTGGCGCATCGCCTCGCGCAGCTACGCCCACACCGCCTTCACCGGGGAAGGGGCAGCCAAGAGCCCCGGACGCTGGAACCGCCTCGGGGTCCCCCTGGGTGTACGCTCGCAGAGCGTCCCGAAGGGGATCGTCCCGGTGGTGTACCTGGCCGAACACCTCTCCACCGGCATCCTGGAGGTGCTGGTTCACGTGGACGACCGGGCTCACCTGGCCGCGTTCGTGGCCATCGAGGTGGAGATCCCCGATCCCCACGTCGAGGAGCTGAGCGAACTGCCCCCCGACTGGCGGCAGTTGCCCGAGCCCTACCCCGAGTCCACCCAGAGGCTGGGCAGCGAGTGGGCCCTGAGCCTGCGCTCCCTGGCCCTGCGTGTCCCCTCGGCGGTGGTCCCCAGCGAGTTCAACCTGCTGCTCAACCCCCGCCACCCCGCGATGAGCGAGGTGAGGGTCGGCCAGCCCCAGCCGCTCTTCCTCGACCCACGCCTGCTGCGCTAG
- a CDS encoding RRXRR domain-containing protein, with translation MVFVLDRRKKPLMPCSEKRARFLLTRGRAFVVLPILLRVPSHLNSRLCWKLTADATASKSSGMTLSFLIVQSVVFFRA, from the coding sequence ATGGTTTTCGTGCTGGACAGAAGAAAAAAGCCGCTCATGCCTTGCAGCGAGAAGCGTGCTCGGTTCCTGCTCACCCGAGGCCGGGCGTTTGTAGTTCTACCTATATTGTTAAGAGTCCCGAGTCATCTAAATTCGAGGCTATGCTGGAAGTTAACCGCCGATGCAACAGCATCGAAGAGCTCAGGCATGACCCTGAGCTTCTTGATAGTCCAGTCGGTCGTGTTTTTCCGGGCGTGA
- a CDS encoding sigma-70 domain-containing protein, which yields MYDSIRLMVGGLGLLSREMVMRNYIAYKHGDGQAFEALVAHYGYLAFEKAFRLFHRLGDEARDLAQELLCEVVEVLKKPLPSGSKNLTFWVNVALDRKVRERLTQDGVGTYRENRLLKKLVAVRLELEGEKGRAPTHPELAQALGVDEETLERLLAVEEANRILSLSAPHPETGTRLEEMVASTEEEDVLEELEEALEKARLGLGAAELSTLDRFLAGEEVSQANLDALAATLKARMVA from the coding sequence ATGTACGACAGCATCCGGCTGATGGTCGGCGGCCTCGGGCTTTTGTCGCGGGAGATGGTCATGCGGAACTACATCGCTTACAAGCACGGGGATGGCCAGGCTTTCGAGGCCCTGGTGGCGCACTACGGCTACCTGGCCTTCGAGAAGGCCTTCCGGCTGTTCCACCGCCTCGGCGACGAGGCCCGTGACCTGGCCCAGGAACTCCTCTGTGAAGTGGTGGAGGTGCTGAAGAAGCCCCTCCCCTCCGGCTCCAAGAACCTCACCTTCTGGGTGAACGTGGCCCTCGACCGCAAGGTCCGGGAGCGGCTGACCCAGGACGGCGTGGGCACGTACCGCGAGAACCGGCTTCTCAAGAAGCTGGTGGCGGTGCGGCTGGAGCTGGAAGGGGAAAAGGGACGCGCCCCCACCCACCCCGAGCTGGCGCAGGCCCTCGGGGTCGATGAGGAGACCCTCGAGCGCCTTCTCGCTGTGGAGGAGGCAAACCGCATTCTCAGCCTATCGGCTCCACACCCGGAGACCGGCACACGGCTGGAGGAGATGGTTGCGTCAACCGAAGAGGAAGACGTGCTCGAGGAGCTTGAGGAAGCCCTGGAGAAAGCCCGACTGGGGCTCGGGGCGGCGGAACTCTCTACCCTCGACCGCTTCCTGGCGGGAGAGGAGGTCTCCCAGGCCAATCTGGACGCCCTGGCGGCGACGCTCAAGGCCCGCATGGTCGCATAG
- a CDS encoding antitoxin Xre/MbcA/ParS toxin-binding domain-containing protein: MSHMGTVLPLRFDGSPTDVASVREGLPVELITEVARHYGLSQHDVLEAAGIPRSSVHRYKGLGRLNREQSNRLYRVIYLLRRAEELFGSPQLAASWMNSPKVFLHGSSPLAYLDTEPGFQAVEHLLGRLEDGLVT, translated from the coding sequence ATGTCCCATATGGGAACAGTGCTCCCCCTCCGCTTCGACGGCTCACCCACTGACGTGGCGAGCGTCCGGGAGGGGTTGCCGGTCGAACTCATCACCGAGGTGGCCCGGCACTACGGCCTCAGCCAGCACGACGTGCTGGAAGCCGCCGGCATCCCCCGCAGCAGCGTCCACCGCTACAAGGGCCTGGGACGCCTGAACCGGGAGCAGTCCAACCGCCTGTACCGGGTGATCTACCTGCTGCGCCGTGCCGAGGAGCTCTTCGGCTCGCCCCAGCTGGCGGCCTCCTGGATGAACAGCCCCAAGGTGTTCCTGCACGGCTCGAGCCCCCTCGCGTACCTGGACACTGAACCTGGCTTCCAGGCGGTGGAGCACCTCCTGGGCCGCCTGGAGGACGGCCTGGTGACGTGA
- a CDS encoding ATPase AAA — translation MGVPVVEAEQKSLVRVHERFPEEFARLMERLPPWVRVEVEGHRDSLDEIVLDLGKPLIYTAADQVYVLEGRTVSKDDLSYLTHRLGGFKENNRAGLEGTLHRISRIQDAYGETVGVTIRIGRFVMGVAEALRPWLEQTGSLLVVGPPRTGKTTLLRDIVRILAGRYGPRVAVVDTSNEIGGDGKLTHPGISPARRLQVPDPPSKNQGWVIYQAIANHSPEVVVADEIGYNEDVFQCLTASRRGVRVVATAHGETILDLLENPVLLPILGDPVEGKRRSRPSFAMCLEVRGKGKFVLYPDFAEALDTLLAGGEPEGLRLGRWD, via the coding sequence ATGGGTGTACCGGTGGTTGAAGCAGAACAGAAAAGCCTAGTGCGGGTACACGAGCGCTTCCCCGAGGAGTTCGCCCGCCTGATGGAACGCCTGCCGCCGTGGGTGCGGGTGGAGGTGGAGGGGCACCGGGACAGCCTGGACGAGATCGTGCTGGATCTGGGCAAGCCCCTCATCTACACCGCAGCGGATCAGGTCTACGTCCTGGAGGGGCGCACGGTGAGCAAGGACGACCTCTCCTACCTGACCCACCGGCTGGGGGGGTTCAAGGAGAACAACCGGGCGGGCCTGGAGGGCACCCTGCACCGCATTTCCCGCATCCAGGACGCCTATGGGGAGACGGTAGGGGTGACCATCCGCATCGGGCGCTTCGTGATGGGGGTGGCCGAGGCCCTGCGGCCCTGGCTCGAGCAGACCGGCTCCCTGCTGGTGGTGGGGCCGCCCCGCACCGGCAAGACCACCCTGCTGCGGGACATCGTGCGTATCCTGGCCGGGCGCTACGGGCCACGGGTGGCGGTGGTGGACACCAGCAACGAGATCGGGGGGGACGGCAAGCTCACCCACCCCGGCATCTCCCCTGCCCGGCGCTTGCAGGTGCCCGACCCGCCCTCCAAGAACCAGGGCTGGGTCATCTACCAGGCCATCGCCAACCACTCACCCGAGGTGGTGGTGGCCGACGAAATCGGCTACAACGAGGACGTTTTCCAGTGCCTTACCGCGAGCCGCCGGGGGGTGCGGGTGGTGGCCACCGCCCACGGCGAGACCATCCTGGACCTGCTGGAGAACCCGGTGCTGCTGCCCATTTTGGGCGACCCGGTGGAGGGGAAGCGCAGAAGCCGCCCGTCCTTCGCCATGTGCCTGGAGGTGCGGGGCAAGGGGAAGTTCGTGCTGTACCCCGACTTTGCCGAGGCCCTGGACACCCTGCTCGCGGGAGGTGAACCCGAGGGCTTGCGACTGGGGAGGTGGGATTGA
- a CDS encoding type IV secretory system conjugative DNA transfer family protein, with protein MSVTRRQSLLEVPTSQKLLRFLGGLVMLSTLALAFGVGWQAALEVAQGMLRAGWGAALKASSPAELILRCYGDLTGNCTEVMNGLWQKALPLDTLRMVVAGGFVLGMIPFLIRPHRPRKLPGQGRWASASDLKGYLGEGTGWYGLFEGKPLRVPSMERRTGTLVVGKPGGGKTTGYYQPNLLLDARDGWSAIVFDLKWPDEGGLMEAIRYYSHFGRAVYAYTPFAPGSARIALLEGAENPQEASNIADIIVPRLADGGAEFYANLERMLLAGLIWIEGQEGRYSLRHILDLLRQGKEEIKAYAEVRPHLKERIGAVLQTREDIIAGVVAGLAGKLALFENDYLDAASLPGRGAIPWERFFSEPSLLYIGIPQEHLEGGKATALLWLVKRILDREIHRAAARNGGTLKTLTSVYLDEFTAFGKLPGIEDNLKTMRSKGAAFHISVQNLANGRSVYGRDVWESIQGTFGQQVYLLERLSEEDRKWLARTLGYETVVGYSRSSSKSGFLSGSEGEGEREEARFLLSAEEMREVKKGETVVILDGKPPVRTYLGGMWEKKHPLHGLYEKARKAVPTRTVPTQTSRVPAPYTEPQPRPAPFSGEAAPTRSRPEPEVTEPLPEAQEASDPRSLEAYIRRLTSVMPVFQRYYHKKTTTGLRFVLPEGFPPPETAWVREGWLEVKGKEALSLNLTSKGLEALEKPFVAALVRWCRVREWARRQGVDGQAEVFMNPEEAETVIREFARRLPTEEGRVRVAVSLEALGDETRGA; from the coding sequence ATGAGCGTGACCCGGCGGCAGTCGTTGCTCGAAGTGCCCACCTCCCAGAAGCTCCTGCGGTTTCTGGGAGGTCTGGTAATGCTCTCCACCCTGGCCCTGGCCTTCGGGGTTGGATGGCAGGCCGCGCTGGAGGTGGCCCAGGGGATGCTGCGGGCGGGGTGGGGAGCCGCGCTGAAGGCGTCGAGCCCTGCCGAGCTGATCCTGCGCTGCTACGGTGACCTGACCGGCAACTGCACGGAGGTCATGAACGGCCTGTGGCAGAAGGCCCTGCCCCTGGACACCCTGCGGATGGTGGTGGCCGGGGGGTTTGTCCTGGGGATGATCCCCTTCCTGATCCGCCCGCACCGCCCGCGCAAGCTGCCGGGGCAGGGGCGGTGGGCCAGCGCCAGCGACCTGAAGGGTTACTTAGGGGAGGGCACCGGCTGGTACGGGCTGTTCGAGGGGAAGCCGCTCAGGGTGCCCTCGATGGAGCGGCGCACCGGGACGCTGGTGGTGGGCAAGCCCGGCGGGGGCAAAACGACCGGCTACTACCAGCCCAACTTGCTGCTCGACGCGCGGGACGGCTGGAGCGCCATCGTGTTTGACCTGAAGTGGCCCGACGAGGGCGGGCTGATGGAGGCGATACGCTACTACAGCCACTTCGGGCGGGCGGTGTATGCCTACACGCCCTTCGCGCCGGGCTCGGCCCGCATTGCCCTGCTGGAAGGTGCGGAGAACCCCCAGGAAGCCAGCAACATCGCGGACATCATCGTGCCCCGCCTGGCCGACGGGGGGGCGGAGTTCTACGCCAACCTCGAGCGGATGCTGCTGGCCGGGCTGATCTGGATTGAGGGGCAGGAAGGGCGCTACTCCCTGCGGCACATCCTCGACCTGCTGCGCCAGGGCAAGGAGGAGATCAAGGCCTATGCCGAGGTGCGCCCGCACCTCAAGGAGCGCATCGGGGCGGTGCTCCAGACCCGCGAGGACATCATCGCCGGGGTGGTGGCGGGGCTGGCGGGGAAGCTGGCCCTCTTTGAGAACGATTACCTGGACGCCGCGAGCCTGCCGGGAAGGGGAGCGATTCCCTGGGAGCGCTTCTTCAGCGAGCCCAGCCTGCTGTATATCGGGATTCCCCAGGAGCACCTGGAAGGGGGCAAGGCCACGGCCCTGCTGTGGTTGGTGAAGCGCATCCTGGATCGGGAGATCCACAGGGCAGCGGCCCGGAACGGGGGAACACTCAAGACCCTCACCTCGGTCTACCTCGACGAGTTCACCGCCTTTGGCAAGCTCCCCGGCATCGAAGACAACCTGAAAACCATGCGCTCCAAGGGAGCGGCCTTCCACATCAGCGTCCAGAACCTCGCCAACGGGCGCTCGGTGTACGGGCGGGACGTGTGGGAGAGCATCCAGGGAACGTTCGGGCAGCAGGTGTATCTGCTCGAGCGGCTCTCGGAAGAAGACCGCAAGTGGCTGGCCCGCACCCTGGGTTACGAGACGGTGGTGGGCTACTCCAGGAGCTCCTCCAAGAGCGGCTTCCTCTCGGGCAGCGAGGGGGAGGGCGAGCGGGAGGAGGCCCGCTTCCTGCTGTCCGCCGAGGAGATGCGGGAGGTCAAAAAGGGCGAGACGGTGGTGATCCTCGACGGCAAGCCGCCGGTGCGAACCTACCTGGGGGGGATGTGGGAGAAAAAACACCCCCTGCACGGGCTGTACGAGAAGGCCCGCAAAGCCGTCCCGACGCGGACGGTCCCCACGCAGACGAGCAGGGTCCCAGCCCCCTACACCGAACCCCAGCCCCGGCCTGCTCCCTTTTCCGGGGAAGCAGCGCCCACAAGGAGCCGTCCTGAGCCTGAGGTCACCGAACCTCTGCCAGAGGCCCAGGAGGCCAGCGACCCGCGCAGCCTCGAGGCATACATCCGCCGCCTGACCTCTGTGATGCCGGTCTTCCAGCGTTACTACCACAAGAAGACCACCACGGGCCTCCGCTTCGTCCTGCCCGAGGGCTTCCCTCCGCCCGAGACCGCCTGGGTGCGGGAGGGCTGGCTGGAGGTGAAAGGCAAAGAAGCGCTCTCCCTCAACCTCACCAGCAAGGGGCTGGAGGCGCTGGAGAAGCCCTTCGTGGCGGCCCTGGTGCGCTGGTGTCGGGTGCGGGAGTGGGCCCGGCGGCAGGGAGTGGACGGCCAGGCCGAGGTCTTCATGAACCCCGAGGAGGCCGAGACCGTGATCAGGGAGTTCGCCAGGCGGCTCCCCACGGAAGAGGGGCGGGTGCGGGTGGCGGTTTCGTTGGAGGCGCTGGGCGATGAGACTCGAGGGGCTTGA
- a CDS encoding HD-GYP domain-containing protein, with amino-acid sequence MLLQTGRGYIIPQGEITLENCGHSERLLWLASWAATRFGLWGEFVDAAQIHDAGKLYLPRYDLLRRPLKASELEVLRSHVALSWQHASKNGYSRTAQDVALMHHERWDGKGYILGRGKEEIPLSARVMAVLDAYDAMRSGRPYREALSPVEARREIRQGAGTQFDPQIAGLFLEYLEVEWPDC; translated from the coding sequence ATGCTGCTGCAAACCGGTAGGGGCTACATCATCCCTCAAGGAGAGATCACCCTGGAAAACTGCGGCCACTCCGAGCGGCTGCTGTGGTTGGCTTCCTGGGCGGCGACCCGCTTCGGCCTGTGGGGCGAGTTCGTAGACGCGGCACAGATTCACGACGCGGGCAAGCTGTACCTGCCCCGCTACGACCTGCTGCGGCGTCCGCTCAAGGCGTCCGAACTGGAGGTGCTGCGCTCTCACGTCGCCCTGTCCTGGCAACATGCCTCGAAGAACGGATACAGCCGGACGGCGCAGGACGTAGCCCTGATGCATCACGAGCGCTGGGACGGGAAAGGGTACATCCTCGGAAGGGGAAAAGAGGAAATCCCCCTTTCCGCGCGGGTCATGGCGGTGCTGGACGCCTACGATGCCATGCGATCCGGGCGGCCTTACCGGGAGGCATTGAGCCCGGTGGAGGCCCGCCGTGAAATCCGGCAGGGGGCCGGGACGCAATTTGACCCTCAAATAGCGGGGCTGTTCCTGGAGTACCTGGAGGTGGAATGGCCCGACTGCTAG